A window of Mycolicibacterium holsaticum DSM 44478 = JCM 12374 genomic DNA:
GTGACGTCTGGGTCTTCGCTGCCGCCCGCCTTGGCCGAGGTGGTGTCCGATTTCGCCGAGGTGCAGGGGCAGGACAAACTGCAGCTGCTGCTCGAGTTCGCCAACGAGCTGCCGCCGCTGCCCACCGACCTCGAAGAGGCCGCGATGGAGCCAGTGCCCGAGTGCCAGTCGCCGCTGTTCCTGCACGTCGACGCGCAGGATCGCGACCATGTCCGGTTGTATTTCAGCGCCCCCGCCGAGGCCCCGACCACCCGCGGTTTCGCCGCGATCCTGGCCGCCGGGCTCGACGACCACCCCGCCGACCAGATCCTGGCCGTGCCCGACGACTTCTATTCCGAACTCGGCCTTGCCGCGCTGATCAGCCCGCTGCGCCTGCGCGGCATCTCGGCGATGCTGGCCCGCATCAAACGCCGGTTGCGCTGACCGCCGACGTTGTGGGCAAAGCCCCGCGGGTGCAAGCCATTTCGTAGCCCCGTCTGACAGGCTGGGGTGCCGGAAGCTGCTCAGCGGGCGGCTCGGGCGCCGACTGAGGCACCGCCTCATCAGGTGCCCAGTATCGCCGCTTAAACTGCCCCGGGATAGATTCTTAAAGACGTTTCTTAGAGATATGCCTTCAGGAGGCCCAGTGGCAAGTCACGCCAGCTCAAAGATCTCCAAGGTGCTCGTCGCCAATCGCGGGGAGATCGCGGTCCGGGTCATCCGGGCGGCCAAGGATGCGGGGCTGCAGAGCGTGGCCGTGTACGCCGAACCCGACGCCGACGCGCCGCATGTCCGGCTCGCCGACGAGGCGTTCGCGCTCGGCGGTCAGACATCGGCGGAGTCCTACCTCGACTTCGCCAAGCTGCTCGACGCCGCCGAGAAGTCCGGCGCCAACGCGATCCACCCGGGCTACGGATTCCTGTCCGAGAACGCCGACTTCGCCCAGGCCGTGCTCGACGCCGGGCTGATCTGGATCGGTCCGAGCCCGCAGTCCATCCGCGATCTCGGCGACAAGGTCACCGCCCGCCATATCGCGGCGCGTGCTCAGGCGCCGCTGGTGCCCGGCACATCGGATCCGGTGAAGGACGCCGACGAAGTGGTGGCCTTCGCCAAGGAGTACGGCGTGCCGATCGCCATCAAGGCCGCATTCGGCGGCGGCGGGCGCGGGATGAAGGTGGCGCGCACGATCGAAGAGATCCCCGAGTTGTTCGAGTCGGCCACCCGCGAGGCGGTGGCGGCGTTCGGCCGCGGTGAGTGCTTCGTCGAGCGCTACCTGGACAAGCCCCG
This region includes:
- a CDS encoding SufE family protein: MPPALAEVVSDFAEVQGQDKLQLLLEFANELPPLPTDLEEAAMEPVPECQSPLFLHVDAQDRDHVRLYFSAPAEAPTTRGFAAILAAGLDDHPADQILAVPDDFYSELGLAALISPLRLRGISAMLARIKRRLR